Proteins co-encoded in one Flavobacterium sp. M31R6 genomic window:
- a CDS encoding aminotransferase class IV — translation MINFNGSIVSEDANILVQNRGFLYGDAVFETVKIVSGKILFLEDHYFRLMSSMRVIRMEIPMNFTMEYLEEQILTLVKNNNIESSSRARITVYRNDGGYYLPQNNTVSFLIHAIHLENTAYLFNENEYEVDLYKDFYVTKQLLSSIKTTNRLINVTGSIYASENGLDNCILLNDAKNVVEALQGNIFMLKDNKLITPPVSEGCLNGVMRKQILELAKKMTAIEVIEGIISPFDLQKADELFVTNVIKGVQPITKYRKREFSIEVSKTLVAKLNESLNLV, via the coding sequence ATGATAAATTTTAATGGTTCGATAGTGTCTGAGGATGCAAATATATTGGTGCAAAATAGAGGCTTTTTGTATGGTGATGCAGTTTTTGAGACTGTGAAAATTGTAAGTGGGAAAATTCTCTTTTTAGAAGATCATTACTTCAGGCTTATGTCATCAATGCGTGTGATTCGAATGGAAATTCCAATGAATTTTACGATGGAATACCTAGAAGAACAAATTCTTACTTTGGTTAAAAATAATAATATAGAATCGTCTTCAAGAGCTAGAATTACGGTTTATAGAAATGATGGAGGATATTATTTACCACAAAACAATACGGTTTCTTTTTTGATACATGCTATTCACCTTGAAAATACAGCATATTTGTTTAATGAAAATGAATATGAAGTTGATTTGTACAAAGATTTTTACGTCACTAAGCAATTATTGTCCTCAATTAAAACGACAAACCGTCTGATAAACGTGACAGGAAGTATTTATGCTAGTGAAAACGGATTAGATAATTGTATTCTATTAAATGATGCGAAAAATGTTGTTGAGGCTTTACAGGGTAATATTTTTATGCTAAAAGACAATAAGCTAATCACTCCTCCAGTTTCAGAAGGTTGTTTGAATGGGGTTATGAGGAAACAAATTTTAGAATTGGCAAAAAAAATGACTGCTATTGAAGTAATAGAGGGAATTATTTCGCCTTTTGATCTTCAAAAAGCGGATGAATTGTTTGTGACAAATGTTATTAAAGGTGTACAACCAATTACAAAATACAGAAAAAGAGAATTTTCGATTGAAGTTTCTAAAACTTTAGTTGCAAAACTGAATGAATCTTTAAACTTGGTTTAG
- a CDS encoding START-like domain-containing protein: MDLKVRYEIEFPINSSPQLLYQYISTPSGLSEWFADNVNSRGEFFTFIWNDSQEKARLASKKSGEKVKFKWVDDNNKDTEYFFELNILVDELTKDVSLMVVDFAHKEELEEATQLWENQISDLKHVIGSV, translated from the coding sequence ATGGATTTAAAAGTGCGTTACGAAATAGAATTCCCCATAAATTCTTCTCCTCAATTGTTGTATCAATACATTTCGACACCTTCGGGTTTGTCTGAATGGTTTGCCGATAATGTAAATTCTCGTGGTGAGTTTTTTACTTTTATCTGGAATGACTCCCAAGAGAAAGCAAGATTGGCTTCCAAAAAATCAGGGGAGAAAGTGAAGTTTAAATGGGTTGATGACAACAATAAGGATACCGAATATTTTTTTGAGTTGAATATCTTGGTCGATGAATTGACCAAAGATGTTTCTTTGATGGTGGTTGATTTTGCTCATAAAGAGGAACTTGAAGAAGCGACCCAGCTCTGGGAAAATCAAATTTCAGATCTAAAACATGTTATAGGTTCGGTGTAG
- a CDS encoding OmpA family protein, whose amino-acid sequence MKTKISFKTESYTTWISENILLNSLFLLTLLCLSAQTKLQAQEVSYTKPSWYFGVAAATNYSFYRGSTHQLNSSLTPPVTFHNGEGAGLYLAPLIEFYKPNTILGFMFQAGYDSRKGSFDQKATPCNCPADLSTELSYITVEPSIRIAPFKSNFYIYGGPRLAFNVDKSFKYQLGINPAYPNQEASPEVRGDFDNIDETLISMQVGAGFDIPLSSQKHKTQFLLSPFVNFQPYFGQHPRSTETWSLSTLRVGMALKFGQGSKAETPEVVESSVQFSVHAPKNIPEERNVREVFPLRNYVFYDLESNKIPSRYKLLQKENVKDFNEDQIGGVTASVNPSGRSARQMTVYYNVINILGNRMVKNPSTTITLVGSSEKGSEDGVVMAESIKTYLVNVFGINSTRITTRGQLKPNIPSEQPGGTKELELLREGDRRVSIESNSPELLMEFQSGPDAVLKPLEFVTVQEAPIDSYVTIDATGAGQAYSSWSLETTDIDGQMKTFGPYTQEKVSIPGKSIMGTRSEGDYRVKMIGKTKSGKIEEKVTTTHMVLWTPSKTEEGLRYSIIFEFNKSKAIAMYEKYLREVVTPKIPKNGVVIIHGHTDIIGEESYNLNLSLDRANEVKGIMENALSNSGRSDVKFEVHGFGEDESMSPFENKLPEERFYNRTVIIDIIPAAK is encoded by the coding sequence ATGAAAACTAAAATTAGTTTTAAAACGGAATCATATACAACGTGGATTTCAGAGAATATTCTCTTAAACAGCCTTTTCTTATTGACGTTGTTGTGCTTAAGTGCTCAAACAAAGCTTCAGGCACAAGAGGTTAGTTACACAAAACCTTCTTGGTACTTTGGTGTTGCAGCTGCCACCAACTATAGTTTTTACCGTGGTTCGACACATCAGCTTAATTCGAGTTTAACTCCCCCGGTGACTTTTCATAATGGAGAAGGAGCAGGGCTTTATTTGGCACCGCTTATTGAATTTTATAAACCGAATACAATATTGGGATTTATGTTTCAGGCAGGTTATGACAGTAGAAAAGGTTCTTTTGATCAGAAAGCCACTCCTTGTAATTGCCCCGCAGATTTATCTACTGAATTAAGTTATATCACTGTAGAGCCAAGCATTCGTATTGCGCCTTTTAAATCTAATTTTTATATATACGGAGGTCCGCGTTTGGCTTTCAATGTGGATAAATCATTTAAATATCAGTTAGGAATTAATCCTGCTTATCCCAATCAAGAAGCATCGCCTGAGGTAAGAGGTGATTTTGACAATATTGACGAAACACTTATTTCTATGCAAGTTGGAGCAGGGTTTGACATTCCGTTATCTTCACAAAAACATAAAACACAATTTCTTTTGTCTCCGTTTGTGAATTTTCAGCCTTATTTTGGACAACATCCACGTTCAACCGAGACTTGGAGTTTAAGCACTCTTAGGGTAGGTATGGCGCTTAAATTTGGACAAGGAAGTAAAGCGGAAACTCCAGAAGTGGTAGAATCTTCGGTTCAGTTTTCGGTCCATGCGCCTAAGAATATTCCGGAAGAACGTAACGTAAGAGAGGTATTCCCTTTACGTAATTATGTTTTTTATGATCTTGAATCAAATAAAATACCAAGTCGTTACAAATTATTGCAAAAAGAAAACGTAAAAGATTTCAATGAAGATCAGATAGGAGGAGTTACGGCTTCTGTGAATCCATCGGGTCGTTCTGCACGACAAATGACGGTTTATTATAATGTAATCAATATTTTGGGGAATCGAATGGTAAAAAATCCTTCAACAACTATTACACTTGTTGGTTCTTCAGAAAAAGGATCCGAAGATGGTGTTGTGATGGCCGAATCTATCAAAACATACTTAGTTAATGTTTTCGGAATAAATTCGACAAGAATAACTACTAGAGGGCAGTTAAAACCTAATATTCCATCTGAACAACCTGGAGGGACAAAAGAATTGGAATTGCTTCGCGAGGGCGACCGTAGAGTTTCCATCGAAAGTAATTCGCCTGAATTATTGATGGAATTTCAAAGCGGTCCTGATGCTGTATTAAAACCATTAGAGTTTGTCACTGTTCAAGAAGCACCTATAGACAGTTATGTTACCATTGATGCAACTGGTGCAGGACAAGCGTATTCGTCATGGTCTTTGGAAACTACTGATATAGACGGGCAAATGAAAACTTTTGGTCCTTATACGCAAGAAAAAGTAAGCATTCCGGGTAAAAGTATCATGGGAACTCGTTCTGAGGGGGATTATAGAGTAAAAATGATTGGGAAAACCAAAAGTGGTAAAATTGAAGAAAAAGTAACCACTACTCATATGGTGCTTTGGACACCGTCTAAAACAGAAGAAGGTCTTAGATATAGCATAATTTTTGAATTTAATAAATCAAAAGCAATTGCCATGTATGAGAAATATTTGAGAGAGGTTGTTACGCCTAAAATACCTAAAAACGGTGTTGTCATCATTCATGGTCACACGGACATCATTGGTGAAGAGTCTTATAATTTGAATTTATCTTTGGATAGAGCCAATGAAGTAAAAGGTATTATGGAAAACGCATTGTCGAATTCAGGCAGAAGTGATGTAAAATTCGAAGTGCATGGTTTTGGAGAAGACGAAAGTATGTCTCCTTTTGAAAATAAACTTCCTGAAGAACGTTTTTATAACCGTACCGTGATAATTGACATTATTCCTGCAGCAAAATAA
- a CDS encoding Ig-like domain-containing protein, whose translation MKAKILLFTFAILCIALITGCENDDFKEVVGVCPIVASTTPLSNALNVPLGQVITATFNEEMDPSSITSTSFMVVGAAPIAGTVTYTDNTASFTPAVPLAENTTYTARISTKAKDVMGNFLQAEYVWVFSTGTVLRPVVITTDPINNAIAVKFDKTISATFNMAMNPSTFSGTTFKVNQGVNVVAGAISYTGSTVSFVPTNPLLANKIYTVTITNGVKNSLGTAMVADYIWNFTTDIVPTVTATDPVNNAINVALNQTVTANFSTIMDAATINGTTFTLKQGATTIPGTVSYSGTTASFNPTNSLVLGTVYTATITSGAKNVAGTALASDYVWNFTTISTPPAAIVIDLGTASVFGAFGGNAGITNQGLNTVINNGSIGTTAASTLITGFHDSVAIYTETPLNVGNVKGSIFSAPPAPGNATSFATAQKALLDANAAYLSISPASKPGGSDPNAGELGGLTLAPGVYKSASGTFKISNGDLTLDAQGDPNATWIFQTASSLTVGIAGPTGAKSIIMKNGALAQNVFWYVGSDATINGAGGGTMVGTIIANSGVTFSTAGNASQTVLNGRAISLVSSVTMVNTTINVP comes from the coding sequence ATGAAAGCTAAAATTTTACTATTCACCTTTGCGATACTATGTATTGCATTAATTACCGGATGCGAAAATGACGATTTTAAAGAAGTTGTTGGTGTATGCCCTATTGTCGCGTCGACTACTCCTTTGAGTAATGCATTAAATGTTCCTTTGGGGCAAGTCATTACCGCAACATTCAATGAGGAAATGGATCCAAGTTCAATTACTTCGACTTCATTTATGGTAGTTGGAGCTGCACCCATAGCGGGAACGGTTACTTATACAGACAACACTGCTTCATTCACACCAGCAGTTCCGTTGGCAGAAAACACCACTTATACAGCTAGAATTAGCACAAAAGCAAAAGACGTGATGGGTAATTTTTTGCAGGCAGAATATGTGTGGGTATTTTCAACAGGTACAGTTTTAAGACCTGTAGTGATTACAACAGATCCAATTAATAATGCCATTGCTGTGAAATTTGATAAAACAATATCGGCGACATTCAATATGGCGATGAATCCATCAACATTCAGTGGGACAACTTTTAAAGTTAATCAAGGCGTTAATGTTGTGGCAGGAGCAATTTCCTATACAGGTTCAACGGTGTCTTTTGTTCCAACAAATCCTTTATTGGCAAATAAAATCTATACAGTAACTATAACGAATGGTGTTAAAAATTCATTGGGTACCGCAATGGTTGCAGATTATATCTGGAATTTCACAACAGATATTGTGCCAACAGTAACCGCAACAGATCCAGTTAATAATGCCATTAATGTTGCCTTAAATCAAACAGTAACTGCAAATTTCAGTACCATAATGGACGCTGCTACAATCAATGGGACTACGTTTACTTTGAAACAGGGAGCAACAACAATTCCAGGAACAGTTTCTTATTCAGGTACTACAGCATCGTTTAATCCAACCAATTCACTTGTGTTAGGAACAGTTTATACCGCTACAATTACAAGTGGTGCCAAAAATGTTGCAGGAACGGCATTGGCCAGTGATTATGTTTGGAATTTTACAACAATATCGACTCCTCCTGCCGCTATAGTAATAGATCTAGGTACAGCCTCTGTATTTGGTGCTTTTGGTGGAAACGCTGGAATAACAAATCAAGGATTGAATACAGTAATCAATAATGGAAGTATAGGAACAACTGCTGCTTCGACTCTAATTACAGGATTTCACGATAGTGTTGCAATTTATACGGAGACCCCTCTTAATGTCGGAAACGTGAAAGGCAGTATTTTTTCTGCGCCTCCAGCGCCCGGAAATGCTACTTCATTTGCAACAGCACAAAAAGCATTGCTTGATGCAAATGCAGCTTATTTAAGTATTTCGCCAGCTTCAAAACCAGGTGGTTCTGATCCAAATGCAGGTGAATTAGGTGGATTGACATTAGCTCCGGGTGTTTATAAATCAGCCAGTGGTACTTTCAAAATCAGTAATGGCGACCTTACGCTTGACGCACAAGGTGACCCAAATGCAACTTGGATTTTTCAAACTGCATCATCACTTACTGTTGGAATTGCAGGGCCTACAGGAGCTAAAAGTATAATAATGAAAAATGGTGCATTAGCCCAAAATGTGTTTTGGTACGTAGGTAGTGATGCAACTATTAATGGTGCAGGTGGGGGAACAATGGTTGGAACCATAATCGCTAATTCAGGTGTTACTTTTTCTACTGCTGGAAATGCAAGCCAAACCGTACTCAATGGTAGAGCAATATCTTTAGTCTCATCTGTGACTATGGTAAATACAACTATTAATGTGCCATAA
- a CDS encoding prolyl oligopeptidase family serine peptidase — protein MRFYILLYLLMLCGIPTAQAQLKAITDQTEYPFWINLPNQEVLDKKAPIILFLHGKSLSGTNLDRVKRYGVIRAIERGKEIPAIVIAPQVAHGAWDPDKLLKLLEYVQNNYNTDLSRVYVCGMSLGGYGTFDFAGKYPDKITAAVAICGGGNTKDACNLATVPLWVIHGNKDYIVPLSESRKMVKAIQTCNPDANLTFTIVKGGNHGSVERYFREDKIYNWMLSQIKFIP, from the coding sequence ATGCGATTTTATATTTTACTTTACCTACTTATGCTTTGTGGCATTCCTACTGCACAAGCGCAACTAAAAGCAATTACAGACCAAACCGAATACCCTTTCTGGATCAATCTGCCTAATCAGGAGGTGTTGGACAAAAAAGCGCCTATCATTTTATTTCTTCACGGAAAAAGCCTGTCTGGAACCAATTTGGACCGAGTAAAACGTTACGGTGTGATTCGGGCCATCGAAAGAGGAAAAGAAATACCGGCAATAGTTATTGCGCCTCAGGTAGCTCACGGTGCTTGGGATCCAGACAAGCTCTTAAAACTTTTGGAATATGTGCAAAACAATTACAACACCGATTTATCGAGAGTTTATGTATGCGGAATGAGTTTAGGCGGATATGGTACTTTTGATTTTGCGGGCAAATATCCCGATAAAATCACTGCAGCAGTAGCCATTTGTGGAGGCGGAAACACAAAAGACGCCTGCAACCTGGCAACAGTTCCTTTGTGGGTTATTCACGGAAACAAAGATTATATCGTACCATTATCTGAATCCAGAAAAATGGTCAAAGCCATACAGACTTGCAATCCCGATGCCAATCTTACTTTTACCATTGTTAAGGGCGGGAATCACGGCAGTGTAGAACGTTATTTTAGAGAAGACAAAATCTACAACTGGATGTTAAGCCAAATTAAATTTATTCCATAA
- the hisS gene encoding histidine--tRNA ligase yields the protein MASKPSIPKGTRDFSPAEVAKRQYIIQIIKSNFEKFGFQPIETPSFENSETLMGKYGEEGDRLIFKILNSGDFLAKANETHLEAKDSTRLTSSISEKALRYDLTVPFARYVVQHQNEIEFPFKRYQIQPVWRADRPQKGRFREFFQCDADVVGSKSLWQEVELVQLYDSVFTALGLAGVTIKINNRKILSGIAEVIGASDKLIDFTVALDKLDKIGEDGVKKEMIEKGIAEEAIAKVQPLFNFTGTISEKIEKLSILLSSSAEGMKGVEELRFICDNVINLGLSTASLDLDVTLARGLNYYTGAIFEVAAPKTVAMGSIGGGGRYDDLTGIFGLKNMSGVGISFGLDRIYLVVEELGLFPEAVTSTSRALFINYGEKEAFYSMKAIKELRASGIKVELFPDNAKVAKQFQHADKRFIPYAVIVGEEEMNDNQYSLKDLVSGEQKKVSLEELKVILK from the coding sequence ATGGCTTCAAAACCGAGTATTCCAAAAGGAACCAGAGATTTTTCACCTGCTGAGGTGGCAAAAAGACAATACATTATCCAAATCATAAAAAGCAATTTCGAGAAATTTGGATTCCAACCTATAGAAACTCCTTCATTCGAAAACTCCGAAACCTTAATGGGGAAATACGGAGAAGAAGGCGACCGATTAATTTTTAAGATATTAAACTCGGGAGATTTTTTGGCAAAGGCCAATGAGACTCACTTGGAAGCCAAAGACAGTACACGATTAACGTCAAGTATTTCGGAGAAAGCCTTGCGTTATGACTTAACTGTTCCGTTTGCACGTTATGTGGTGCAACACCAAAACGAAATCGAATTTCCGTTTAAAAGATACCAAATCCAACCTGTTTGGCGTGCCGATCGTCCGCAGAAAGGGCGTTTCAGAGAATTTTTTCAATGTGATGCCGATGTGGTTGGGTCCAAATCACTTTGGCAGGAAGTAGAGTTGGTACAATTGTACGATTCTGTTTTTACTGCTTTGGGATTAGCAGGTGTTACGATAAAAATCAATAACCGAAAAATACTTTCCGGAATTGCCGAAGTGATTGGTGCATCAGATAAGTTGATTGACTTTACAGTAGCCTTGGACAAATTGGACAAAATAGGAGAGGACGGCGTAAAGAAAGAAATGATTGAAAAAGGAATTGCCGAAGAAGCGATTGCCAAAGTACAGCCGTTATTCAATTTCACGGGAACAATCTCGGAGAAAATTGAAAAATTATCGATTTTACTTTCTTCGTCCGCCGAGGGGATGAAAGGTGTTGAAGAACTGCGTTTCATTTGTGACAATGTGATCAATTTAGGATTGTCAACGGCTAGTTTGGATTTGGATGTGACATTGGCAAGAGGTCTGAATTATTATACAGGCGCTATTTTTGAAGTAGCTGCTCCCAAAACCGTTGCTATGGGTTCCATCGGTGGTGGTGGTCGTTATGATGATTTGACCGGTATCTTTGGATTAAAAAATATGAGTGGAGTAGGAATCTCTTTTGGATTGGACCGAATTTATTTGGTGGTCGAAGAGTTAGGATTGTTCCCGGAAGCGGTAACATCTACTTCAAGAGCTTTGTTTATCAACTACGGTGAGAAAGAAGCTTTCTATTCTATGAAAGCAATCAAAGAATTGCGCGCTTCGGGAATAAAAGTGGAATTGTTTCCTGATAATGCCAAAGTCGCCAAACAATTCCAACACGCCGATAAACGATTTATCCCTTATGCGGTAATCGTGGGCGAAGAAGAAATGAATGATAATCAATATAGTTTAAAAGACTTAGTTTCTGGAGAACAGAAAAAAGTAAGCTTGGAAGAGCTGAAAGTGATTTTAAAATAA
- a CDS encoding ABC transporter permease, with translation MMLKLFKENIRIAFGSIRTQLLRTILTVMIIAIGITALVGILTVVAALENTLSSDFASMGANTFNINQYENTSRRRGGGEREIINPIISYPEAVAFKNKYNYPLTETSLSFTATSTAEVKYEALKTDPEINVLGVDEHFLTNSGLETDMGRNFTNFDISNNTYTCVVGSDFKKGILKDVNPIGKTLSIRGAKFKVIGVLKEKGSTFGKSQDLRVLIPIQVARSLFTAPNINYTLSVMVGKKELLDQAIDNANSTMRRVRKLSPIKDNNFAIVRSDDLINRILSITQYLGLASWLIGIITILGSSIALMNIMIVSVTERTREIGVRKALGAKKTTIAFQFFIETLLIGQIGGLVGIIFGILIGFGLSTAMNFVFVIPWGAMIAAFIVSFIVALVSGLYPAIKSANLDPIEALRYE, from the coding sequence ATGATGCTAAAATTATTCAAAGAAAATATCCGAATCGCTTTTGGTTCCATCCGAACTCAATTGTTGCGAACCATTTTGACGGTAATGATTATTGCCATTGGTATAACTGCCTTAGTTGGAATTCTGACCGTTGTTGCGGCGCTGGAGAATACGCTGTCCTCCGATTTTGCCTCGATGGGAGCCAATACTTTCAACATTAATCAATACGAAAACACCTCTCGAAGACGCGGTGGCGGGGAACGCGAAATCATAAATCCTATCATTTCCTATCCCGAGGCGGTGGCTTTCAAGAATAAATACAATTACCCATTGACCGAAACGTCGCTGTCATTTACCGCGACATCGACCGCCGAAGTAAAATACGAAGCCTTGAAAACGGATCCCGAAATAAATGTTTTGGGTGTTGACGAGCATTTTTTGACCAACTCGGGACTCGAAACCGATATGGGGCGAAATTTTACCAATTTTGACATTTCCAACAATACCTATACTTGCGTGGTAGGTTCCGATTTTAAAAAAGGAATTCTGAAAGACGTAAACCCCATTGGCAAAACCCTTTCGATAAGAGGCGCTAAATTTAAAGTAATCGGCGTGCTAAAAGAAAAAGGTTCCACCTTTGGAAAGAGCCAAGATTTAAGGGTATTAATCCCAATACAAGTTGCCCGTTCCTTGTTTACGGCTCCCAATATCAACTATACTTTGAGTGTTATGGTAGGCAAAAAGGAATTATTGGACCAAGCTATTGACAACGCCAACAGCACGATGCGCAGAGTCCGAAAATTGAGCCCCATAAAAGACAATAATTTTGCCATAGTGCGAAGTGATGATTTGATTAACCGAATCCTGAGCATCACCCAATATCTTGGGCTTGCATCGTGGCTCATCGGGATTATTACCATACTTGGGTCGTCTATCGCCTTGATGAACATTATGATTGTTTCGGTAACCGAACGTACCCGTGAAATTGGTGTCCGAAAAGCTTTGGGTGCCAAAAAAACTACTATCGCCTTTCAGTTTTTTATAGAAACTCTACTGATTGGGCAAATAGGCGGTTTGGTCGGAATTATTTTTGGAATATTAATTGGGTTTGGTCTTTCGACCGCAATGAACTTTGTTTTTGTAATTCCGTGGGGAGCAATGATAGCGGCGTTTATCGTAAGCTTTATCGTGGCACTTGTTTCTGGTTTGTATCCTGCCATAAAATCGGCAAATCTGGATCCTATTGAGGCTCTTCGTTATGAGTAG
- the prmC gene encoding peptide chain release factor N(5)-glutamine methyltransferase, translated as MKIKEYRTQFIQALTSMYGEGEAESFFYLILEEKQQLKRIDLALHPDLEISEEEISVWNSILEQLKLEIPIQYLLGKTSFYGLDFEVNENVLIPRPETEELVDWIVSNVLKNGRSKSLKILDIGTGSGCIAISLAKNLPNAEVFAIDVSEKALATAKKNAERNEVEVTFISQNILETLDLGQEFDIIVSNPPYVRNLEKQEIKKNVLDNEPHLALFVEDNDALIFYRKIAELAQKNLSDSGQLYFEINQYLGKEMIGLLEEMGFKDIELRKDIYENDRMMLGIRQ; from the coding sequence ATGAAAATAAAAGAATACAGAACACAATTTATTCAAGCGCTTACTTCGATGTATGGAGAAGGCGAAGCAGAAAGTTTTTTCTATTTGATATTGGAAGAAAAGCAACAACTGAAAAGAATTGATTTGGCTTTACATCCCGATTTGGAAATTTCGGAGGAGGAAATTTCAGTTTGGAATTCGATTTTAGAACAATTGAAATTGGAAATTCCGATTCAGTATTTGTTAGGGAAAACGAGTTTTTATGGATTGGATTTTGAAGTCAATGAGAATGTTTTGATTCCGAGGCCGGAGACGGAGGAATTGGTGGATTGGATTGTTTCTAATGTTCTTAAAAACGGAAGGTCTAAGAGTCTAAAAATTCTCGACATTGGGACGGGAAGCGGATGTATCGCTATTTCGCTAGCTAAGAATCTCCCGAATGCAGAAGTTTTTGCAATTGATGTTTCAGAGAAAGCGTTGGCAACCGCCAAAAAAAATGCAGAACGCAATGAAGTGGAAGTAACTTTTATTTCCCAAAATATTCTTGAAACGCTGGATTTAGGTCAAGAGTTTGATATTATTGTTTCGAATCCGCCGTATGTGCGGAATTTGGAAAAACAGGAAATCAAGAAAAATGTTTTGGACAACGAACCTCATTTGGCACTTTTTGTGGAAGATAACGATGCCTTAATTTTTTATAGAAAAATAGCCGAATTGGCCCAAAAAAACCTTTCGGATTCAGGACAATTATATTTTGAAATCAATCAATATTTAGGGAAAGAAATGATTGGTTTACTTGAAGAAATGGGTTTTAAAGACATAGAACTTCGCAAGGATATTTATGAAAACGACAGAATGATGTTGGGAATTCGTCAGTAG
- a CDS encoding GNAT family N-acetyltransferase: MDNWIIRKIQKEDNQAVAQLIRDVFDELDIPKVGTAYEDPYLDLMFEEYNKPRSVYYVVESDGRIVGGAGVAPLTNEAAVYCELQKMYFLPETRGNGIGSQMMEKCLQSAREFGFENCYLETMPFMLDAQKLYKKVGFEYICSPMGSTGHTSCPVWMLKEL; this comes from the coding sequence ATGGACAATTGGATTATTAGAAAAATACAAAAAGAAGACAATCAAGCGGTTGCTCAATTGATAAGAGATGTTTTTGACGAATTGGATATCCCCAAAGTAGGAACGGCTTATGAAGATCCCTATCTTGATTTGATGTTTGAAGAATACAATAAGCCAAGATCTGTTTATTATGTGGTAGAAAGTGATGGCCGAATCGTTGGCGGAGCAGGAGTGGCACCATTGACAAACGAAGCGGCCGTTTATTGTGAATTGCAAAAAATGTATTTCCTTCCAGAAACTCGAGGAAATGGAATTGGAAGCCAAATGATGGAAAAATGTTTGCAAAGCGCCCGTGAATTTGGTTTCGAAAATTGTTATCTGGAGACAATGCCTTTTATGTTGGATGCCCAAAAGTTGTATAAAAAAGTTGGTTTCGAATATATCTGTTCGCCAATGGGAAGCACTGGTCATACAAGTTGTCCGGTTTGGATGCTGAAGGAGTTATGA